The DNA window TTAAAGGGAGGAGCAGCAAGAGTAGGTGATGATGCTGTTGAAGAATTAAGAAAGATACTTGAAGATTTAGCGATTAAAATAGGAAGAGGCGCCTGGGAAGTGGCTGTTTACGGTAAAAGAAAAAC is part of the Candidatus Bathyarchaeota archaeon genome and encodes:
- a CDS encoding NFYB/HAP3 family transcription factor subunit; translated protein: MEKKEISTAAVHRLILKGGAARVGDDAVEELRKILEDLAIKIGRGAWEVAVYGKRKTVKAGDVKLAAKRFIKE